Part of the Hevea brasiliensis isolate MT/VB/25A 57/8 chromosome 16, ASM3005281v1, whole genome shotgun sequence genome is shown below.
ACTGTCATTGATTGTCTTGAGATAGAATATATTGTTGCAGAAACACAACAAGAAGAAAAAGACAAGAGAATAAGCAAAATTGTGTTTCCCAACCTAATTTTGCTTGAACTTTCTAGGCTACCAAAGCTGATGGCTTTTTGTGCAGACAATCATATTTCTTTTGATTGGCCCTCATTAGAAAGGTTTACATTGGATGATTGTCCTAAAATGGAGAAACTTTGTTCTGCAATTCCAGACTCATCTACATTGAAGAATAGTTTTGATCAAAGTGGTCTCAGTGGCAAGGAAGTCATGCATCCAACAAGCTCAGTTATTCAACGGTTAGTAAGAAGAGGAAGAAAGCAAAAAGATGTTTCCAACAAAGAGGTatgttcttaaatttttaattattaattatttagaatatatatatatataaaaggatttgagtttgatattttcaAATGTTTTATTTCGAAgtaaaatttacatttataaaaataaaatacatatttaAATGAACACTTAAAAAAATCACGATTCGCTCTTCATTTACACATGTATATGATCCTTGTTAAAGGTTTAGAATTAATTTGAATTTActtaaacaaaggaaaaatagatcATTGTTTCCATTTGCTATAATTTTGTATTAGAATTCAAATCAATTCCACtaaattcaattgaaataatttaagtagttatttattatatatatattgaagtaATAGAGTCTGTTTCAATatcattatttaaaataattgaaaAGTAATTTAAAGAtggattttattaattataatataaatattaaattaatttaatgataGATTAATCACAAATTTTATGAAttctaaaataatttaatttttacattGTCGTTAAATTTATTAGGGACGGAATTTTTATATTTAAGAATTTTTCATCACTAATTTTATCGTTAAATGATGTGCAAAATTGCTGCCAAATTTAATTTGCACTAGAGAATATTTAGTTGATAATTATGTTCCCAAATGGAGCACAAATTGCCACCATAGTTAGCAATGGAATTGGTGACAGTGCTTCTAAATTTTCCGTCATTAATTTTATTGCTAAACGGTTTAGGGTTGTTTAGTTTTTCTATAGttattttcattaaataaattaaataatttctattttgttaataattgctttcataattaaaaaaaaaaaatgaattctaAGATCCCACTCATGAGAAATGCCTACATAAACTTTATGCATGAATTGGATTTATTATTATTCAACTGTGTAATAACATATATATTTTGTTTGACAGGATATTAAACAGCAGAACACATCTCGAATGAATAATAAGGCAGAAATTGAGCATGCCCAACTTCAATTTACAACTGGACCAGTAGAAATTATTTCTATATTATTTCCATCCCTTTGGCTACCATCAAATTTGCAAAAGCTTAGTTTGGATGAATGTGGTTTCGTAAAAGTGGTTTTTCCTCTCTCTGTACCTCAGCAATTGGAGCAGCTTAAATATTTAAGGATATGGCGTTGTCCTAAGGTGGAATATATTGTTGCAGAAGTACAAGAAGTAAAAAACAAGAGAATAAGCCAAAAAGTGTTTCCTAACCTAATTGAGCTTAATCTTGATGGGCTACCAAAGCTGATGGCTCTCTGTGCTGACAGCCATATTTCTTTTGACTGGCTCTCATTAAAAGAATTTTCATTGGGTGATTGTCCCAAAATGAAGATTCTTTGTTCTACAATTTCAGACTCATCTACATTGAAGAAAAGTTTTAATCAAAGTGACCTCAGTGGCAAGAAAGTCATGTGTCCAAGCTCAATTATTCGAGGGTTAGTAAGAAGAGGAGGAAAGCAAAAAAATGTTTCCAACAAAGAGGTATgtgcttaaatttttaattatggattattaattatttgatagaTGAGCATTTGgactaaatattattattaatttgaaataatttaaattattatttattatatatattagagTAACAGAGTCTGTTAATTGAAAAGTATTTAAACCCTTTTACTTTCTTTAGTTATTCTTATTTATATGTAAGAGTATCTTTAGTTTAATTGTAACACTGCCCTCCactaaatcaattaaatttttataaaattatatcattattaatataatttttaattttaatgtatattaatttgaaagaatgaaattctaaaattttattggattgaattaatttgtatatATATAGTTGTTTTAATTGAATTTCTTATTGTTATGTCATGAAGATGATTCTATATAGAGTTAGAAGCCTTACACTGACAATAGAAATGAATGAATTATTccataaaaaaagaaaagcatcATGATGAATTAATTATATCAACTATTATTCAACTGTTTTTATTAATTTGGCATTATTTCAATCTAAGTAACGAACCAGCGGaaatgatttttatattttttttaaagattaaATCTTAATGGCATTTAgtcaataatatctaaaactaatcCTCACTGTATTATAAATGTTTATTAAATGTTAATAATATAATTACGCAAAAACTAATTCGAATTATTACCTAATTGTCacaatatttaaaaagaaaaaaaattgtcacAATATTCGAATCACAGCTTAAGAatcacaagattttttttttttttttttttttttagtaatctCCAAAACAGTCAAACCTTAAGTTCAAATTTtagtcataatcaattataaaaaaataaaaataaaaattcattaaCTAATAGCTGCATTAAATTTTAAACCTAAATTTCATTAACTAataatcatttttatttataacattaattaatcatatatatatatatatatatatatatatatatatatatatatatatatatatattgttttttcATATAATTGTCTTTACTATAAATGTCTAACAGAAATGTATTAACGTTGAAAATTAGTTAtactatttttataaataaaaaaaaataacattttttgaATAACATTATAAGTTTATAACTAGTTTGACAGTTATTTACCCATTTATAGTAGAGGTTAGATGGCAAATCGCTTTGATTAAGTTGAATGAAATCATTATTAAGATACTATATACAAATAATTCTAGATCAATTTATGAATTGTTTACTTTAGTTCAAAatgttaattataaaaaaaaatagtttaaaaataaattatttatttaattgtcaaAATAATCAAACTCAAAAGAATTAACTTTTTATTAAATCATAAAGAGTTATTGAATtgatcagttcatgttattttaaATGCTataaatatttacatcaaataaaaaattatcaatCTAATTATCGATTTATTTATAAAAGCAAaaccatattattgaaatttgttATCAAATAATGTTTTGTATTTTAATACAATATATATGTTGTGTTGGAAGGTTTCATTAATCAAGAATCAGGAGGATCCATCTGTTAGCCATATTGATTTGATTGAAAGAttgcaaaatttgaaaaatctTAAAATATCTGATTGTGATTCAATGGAAGTGATATTTTCATTTGAGGGGCTGATTCCCAAGGAATGCCATGCTACTACTGGAGTACTCAATTCTATGGAAGAGATGCGTTTCCACAGGTTATCAAATTTGAAGCACGTATGCTTTAAGATTCCACCAGAAATCAAAGCCTTCCAAAAGCTACAAAAGTTGGAAGTAGAATCTTGTGACAATTTAATAAACCTTTTCTCACCTGGCTTGGCCAAACCTCTAGTGAAGCTACAACAAATAGAGATTACTAACTGCAAGATGATGGAGGAAATTATTGGAAAAGAGGATGAAGAAAAACAAGAGGAAAGCATGCAAAAAATTGTGTTCCCTCAACTAAACTCTCTGACTTTTGGGAATTTACCCAACTTCAAGGGTTTCTACAGTGGGATTTATGCTCTTGAATTGCCAAAGATACAGAAACTAACAATATTTGGTGAGAAATGCACTGTGAATGAATCGGTATGTTttgtttcttaataattttactcTATAACACtctcttaattaaataattataattctaGTCTCATTAAAAGTTGTCAACTCCCTTTTTATCAATTATTAGAATTGATTGCTGAAAAATCACATTGGCTTTTCCCATAGTAAGTATTTTAGAATGTAGTTCTAGTAGGCTACATCTAGAGATAATTAAGAGCTAATTTTCACACAATACTATATAAAATTCTCGTAAGTAAAATAAGGGGAGTCTCCACACTACTTACCACTAGGCCAAAGACCTTTTCTGCAAGTTATAATTTTGTGCAATCAAGTTCACATATACGTATGTAACAGTTCACATTCTCCAATTATagtaatgaatttttgtgtttaaTTGTTTATTTGGTGGTTATGATATGATGAGCACTACAGGTGTTGACAAGATTACTCATCCGTCGCAAGAATACTTTGAGAAGGATAGAGGGTGGCCAACCATCAGATGGTGATTTAAGTAATGTACGTGTTTTGGATGTTGAAAACTGTCAAGACTGGGTGAATTTCATTCCCTACATTTTGATAGAATGTCTTCAAAAGTTGGAAAAGCTTTCTGTGCGCTACTGCGATTCATTGATGGAGATATTCGATTTTGAAGGAGTGAATGCTGATGATGGAAATGTTGTAACACTCTCTCACTTTGAAGAAGTCTGGCTATGTCATCTACCAAAACTTGTGCACAtattcaacaaaattccaaaaaaTGTCATTGGCTTTCAGAAGCTGAGAAAGCTAGATGTCTATGATTGCAACAGTTTGAGAAATATATTATCAGTTGCTGTGGCTAAGTGTCTAGTACAACTCCAAGAACTAGACATAGGGAGTTGCTATATGTTGGAGGAAATAATTGTTCCAAAAGaggatgaaaaagaagaagaagcaagCAAGGACATAATTGTGTTCCCTAAACTAAAGTCTCTGACATTTGAATTGCTACCCAGTCTCAAGAGTTTCTGCAATGGGATTTATGCCCTTGAATTTCCATTATTAGAAAGTCTGAACTTTCGGAAATGTAATGGGATGAAGACATTCTCTTATGGATCATTAAGTATGCCAAAGTTAAAGgaacttgaaataaattatgagaaccATCAATTAATGGGATCTCCAGATCTTAATTCAACAATGAGTCACTTGTTCAAGGTATGATCCATTTCCTAATAGCTTTTACCCTTCCTCAACCTAAGCTTTGTCATATGTATGGTCTAAtttttcaccttttttttttataacatagAGCTAGCTAAATGCTTTATTAGAACATCACTTTAGAAATATATTTGTATTCATTATATGCTTTATATcctcaaatttgaatatgataaataatataaatataattggcAAAACTCATTACATAACCTCATTTATTCGCTATACAGGAAGTTGTTGCTAATGATGAATCTGATTCTCCGGAGTATGAAGTAGATGAAGTAGATGATGAGTCTGATTCTTCCAAGCATGAAGTGGATGAAGTAGATGATGAGTCTGATTCTTCCAGGCACGAAGTAGATGGTGTATCTGATGTTAGGCAACTTTAAATCCTTGATGATATCAAATTTCAGGCAGAAGAGCAAAATGGCATTCAATTCTTAAGGTATTTGTAGCATAATCTTCCACATTCGTTATTTTATGCTACACAATATGATATCTACAGAATTCACAAAATGGATCAGAATATACTACTAAACCAAACATGACTAATTCTTAGTCCTAACAACCTTTAATTGGAATTTTGTATATTAGCTTGATCTCACGATTGTGTAGCTAAGTTGTGCTTATCTTTGTTGTTTTTTGCAGGAGATTTAGAACTCTGGGGCTGCTGGATCCTTGCTGTTGCGTTGGTTTCCTTGGACGCGTTTGTTGTTTCTTTGGGCTTCCAATTCTTTGATTTGGTGGTCTTTTTGATCTTGCTGCTGTTGGTGTCTTCTTGCTCCTTTGTTATTTGGAGTTTGCTGTTTCTTTGGGTTTGCTTTGCTGTCCTTGATGTGCTGCTGCTCTTGGAACCTGCTGTCTGTTGATATTTAATTTGGGATTTTCGTACGATGTGGATATAACTATCGCTTGTTTGATTAAGTTTCTTATGTTAAGTTTGATTTTAAAGGACTTTGGGGTGTCTCTTGGCCCTAACTTTGGGATTTGCCCAATTTTCTCTTCACATtagtttttcttttattattttttcttaattttaattgaagatTTTCATTAAAAAGCTCACTATTCATGTAATTTTATAGTCCATTTCTAAACATTGATTTtcattaactttaatttattattaaaaaattcttcaatttcaaatttattttacaaaaattttacaaatttttaagttaaaaaaaaaaataaaattacatttttaCTTCATTTCTTCTTaaactataaaaataaaaaatcaactaTCCCAATCGCTATCTAGATTTATCATAAAAATACTAATATTATCGTACCGATCTTTTATTGTAGATATCATATTATAACTTAAGGAGATTTTTTTAATCTAAAGACCTGTTATTACatgttaaaagaatttttttataaaataaaattaaagttttaagatttgtttaataataaattacaattaagtgataaaaataaaatacacgaTATAAGATTTagggataaattataaaaattacccTCAAAAATTCATAAAGAGCATATTCCCTCTCTTCTACTTTGTTACTTTTGCTTGAgtttttgatatatttttttattatttagtaatCGAAAAACCATTTGATGAAATTGggatgttttttttttctctctattCTACTCTGATTGGCTAcctaaaaaaaatccaaaaatagtacaaagaaaattttctttttctttttcttgacaaatttatttttttttaattgttttcttttataaGTTTTTTGGTACTTAATTTGATAGGAATATATGATCatcataaaattatataaattcaaaaattaaatcatttaatttttaaaatcaaaagtgcgcaataagatttttttttaaaaaaaagcaaatttttttttttctgtttagacatttttattattatatttttcttttcgtGTAGGACTTTTCCTCTCAACATTGGGCTGGGCTTATGCAAATGCAGTGTAGACTTCAATAATTAGCATTGTGGGCTTAGATTTGTATTTAGGGTTATGGATGCTCAATAAAAGTAAGAAACGAGAAAGGCTTGCATCATCAAAATACAAGCTTTCCtctcaaaaaaaataaaaaaagtaacTACAACCTTTTCGAGATGCACCCTGTTTAGGCAAGAGCTGGTGATGGGGCACATTAAGGCAGCCTTATAACTAACGCATGCATGTCTCCTCTGATATTCATATTTTAAGCTCAGATCTCTTAGGTAGCTTCTTCATTCTTTATTGTTGGGGTAAGGGTGCCCACAGTCCAGTTTCGAATCGGAATCGAGCCGAAATCGATTCAGTTGAAACTGAAATCGACTTTGAAACGGGTCGAAATCGTCCTTCTACGGTTTAGTTCATATTCATATTTTTTAGAAATCATGAACCGGCGgtttcgaatcgaatcgaattgaatcgACAGTTTCGAATCAGACCAAACTGgtaatttaaatacaaaaaaatttaataaatatctcactccactcctaattcatatatatatatatatatatatatatatatatatatatatatatatatatcattaattctcttcacaattattctctacactctctttaattcttaatactctttcaatttctctcaaattttttaaataattattttctacactccttttaattcttAGTACTTTCACAAttctcctactttattattttatatgctcactaaaatttttaatactatctcaattactctattattattttatatcttcaataaaattttttaatactctctattttgatttttttttcttttatatttttttaattatcaattatcatataattttttaaaaaagagacaagtaatactcaattcaactcaactcaattaagcttttatcccaaaaatttattgggattggctatatggattttctttctctactc
Proteins encoded:
- the LOC131174770 gene encoding uncharacterized protein LOC131174770 is translated as MEVIFSFEGLIPKECHATTGVLNSMEEMRFHRLSNLKHVCFKIPPEIKAFQKLQKLEVESCDNLINLFSPGLAKPLVKLQQIEITNCKMMEEIIGKEDEEKQEESMQKIVFPQLNSLTFGNLPNFKGFYSGIYALELPKIQKLTIFGEKCTVNESVLTRLLIRRKNTLRRIEGGQPSDGDLSNVRVLDVENCQDWVNFIPYILIECLQKLEKLSVRYCDSLMEIFDFEGVNADDGNVVTLSHFEEVWLCHLPKLVHIFNKIPKNVIGFQKLRKLDVYDCNSLRNILSVAVAKCLVQLQELDIGSCYMLEEIIVPKEDEKEEEASKDIIVFPKLKSLTFELLPSLKSFCNGIYALEFPLLESLNFRKCNGMKTFSYGSLSMPKLKELEINYENHQLMGSPDLNSTMSHLFKEVVANDESDSPEYEVDEVDDESDSSKHEVDEVDDESDSSRHEVDGVSDVRQL